One region of Thermodesulfobacteriota bacterium genomic DNA includes:
- a CDS encoding glycosyltransferase — protein sequence MKVAIIHDWLTGMRGGEKVLEVLCELYPDAHLYTLLHVKGSVSPAIERMDIRTSFIQGLPLARKKYRHYLPLFPLAIERFDLGGYDMIISSSHCVAKGVIPPPDALHISYIYTPMRYVWDLYPEYFGRNRTGWFSEKFFSLLAHYLRIWDASSSSRVDHFVADSIHVAKRVRKYYGRDASVIYPPVDCKRFHLADTAGDYYLAASAFAPYKRLDIAVEAFNRLGLKLKVIGTGQDEKRLRAMAGPNIEFLGWLDEKSLGESYAGCRALVFPGVEDFGIVPLEAMASGRPVIAYAKGGALETVVPAGSPERGSPTGILFDEQTPEALVEAVRAFERDSGIFDPEDIREHALKFDRHIFKNNIRSFIEEKIKNAEGTPDAERTQPIF from the coding sequence GTGAAAGTAGCTATTATCCACGACTGGCTTACGGGGATGCGGGGCGGAGAGAAGGTACTCGAGGTGCTCTGCGAGCTATACCCCGATGCACACCTCTATACCCTCCTCCACGTCAAAGGCAGCGTATCCCCCGCCATCGAGCGGATGGATATCAGGACATCGTTTATCCAGGGCCTCCCCCTTGCAAGGAAAAAATACCGGCACTACCTCCCCCTCTTCCCTCTTGCCATAGAGCGGTTCGACCTCGGGGGTTACGACATGATAATCTCCAGCAGCCATTGCGTGGCCAAGGGGGTAATCCCTCCGCCTGACGCCCTGCATATCTCGTACATCTATACCCCCATGAGGTATGTCTGGGACCTCTACCCGGAGTACTTCGGCAGGAACAGGACCGGCTGGTTTTCTGAAAAGTTCTTCTCTCTTCTTGCCCACTACCTCAGGATATGGGACGCTTCTTCCAGCAGCAGGGTCGACCACTTCGTGGCCGATTCAATACATGTGGCGAAAAGGGTAAGAAAGTACTATGGAAGGGACGCTTCGGTGATATACCCCCCGGTGGATTGCAAGCGGTTCCATCTCGCGGATACGGCGGGAGACTACTACCTCGCCGCCTCCGCCTTCGCCCCCTACAAGAGGCTCGACATAGCGGTGGAGGCGTTCAACCGGCTTGGGCTGAAGCTGAAGGTCATCGGCACCGGTCAGGACGAAAAGAGGCTCAGGGCCATGGCCGGGCCGAATATCGAATTCCTGGGCTGGCTTGATGAAAAGAGCCTCGGCGAGAGCTATGCCGGATGCAGGGCCCTTGTCTTCCCCGGCGTGGAGGACTTCGGAATAGTACCGCTGGAGGCGATGGCGTCCGGAAGGCCCGTTATAGCCTACGCCAAGGGCGGCGCGCTCGAGACCGTCGTTCCGGCCGGTTCCCCGGAACGCGGCTCCCCGACGGGGATACTCTTCGACGAGCAGACGCCGGAAGCGTTAGTCGAAGCCGTACGTGCCTTTGAGCGGGACTCCGGGATATTCGACCCGGAGGACATAAGAGAACATGCCCTTAAGTTCGACAGACATATATTCAAGAACAACATCCGCTCTTTTATAGAAGAAAAAATTAAGAACGCCGAAGGTACCCCGGATGCTGAAAGAACACAGCCGATTTTTTGA